A genome region from Tenebrio molitor chromosome 4, icTenMoli1.1, whole genome shotgun sequence includes the following:
- the Vps26 gene encoding vacuolar protein sorting-associated protein 26B-like encodes MSFFGFGQSAEIEIYLDGQESRKTAEVKTEDGKKERLLLYYDGETVSGKVNISLKKPGSKLEHQGIKIEFIGQIEMFYDRGNHHEFISLVKELARPGDMIAHTSYPFEFSCVEKPFEVYTGANVRLRYFLKVTIIRRLADIVKELDIAVHTLSSYPEMNNSIKMEVGIEDCLHIEFEYNKSKYHLKDVIVGKIYFLLVRIKIKHMEIAIIKKETTGTGPNMFTENETIAKYEIMDGAPVRGESIPIRVFLAGYELTPTMRDINKKFSVRYFLNLVLMDTEDRRYFKQQEITLWRKGDKMRKPNLQSPAILAGTQNLTNTAQQFPALEEEDKQEPAVKEDFLRAPNSQSNDKLNSNDPFDQRIASPTESPPDSQIQNMTREAGDGQNDPANENTE; translated from the exons ATG AGTTTCTTCGGCTTCGGACAATCCGCCGAGATCGAGATTTATTTAGACGGACAGGAATCCAGAAAAACTGCTGAAGTCAAGACTGAAGATGGCAAAAAAGAGCGACTCCTCTTGTACTACGACGGCGAGACGGTCTCGGGAAAG GTGAACATCAGTCTAAAAAAACCCGGGAGCAAACTGGAACATCAGGGTATCAAAATCGAGTTTATTGGACAGATCGAGATGTTTTATGACAGAGGTAACCACCATGAGTTCATCTCGCTGGTCAAGGAGTTGGCGCGACCTGGGGACATGATTGCCCATACAAGTTATCCCTTCGAATTCAGTTGTGTTGAGAAGCCTTTTGAAGTTTATACAG GGGCCAACGTGAGACTGAGGTACTTTTTAAAAGTGACGATAATAAGACGACTGGCCGACATCGTCAAAGAACTCGACATAGCCGTGCACACTTTGTCCAGTTATCCAGAAATGAACAACTCCATCAAAATGGAGGTGGGAATCGAGGATTGTCTGCACATCGAGTTCGAATACAACAAATCCAAATACCACCTGAAGGACGTGATCGTCGGCAAAATCTATTTCTTACTCGTCCGCATCAAGATAAAACACATGGAAATAGCAATcatcaaaaaagaaacaacAGGTACAGGGCCTAACATGTTCACGGAAAACGAAACGATCGCCAAATACGAAATCATGGACGGAGCCCCGGTCCGGGGTGAGAGCATCCCCATTCGAGTGTTCCTAGCCGGGTACGAACTTACCCCGACGATGCGCGACATCAACAAGAAGTTCTCCGTTCGGTACTTTCTCAATCTGGTGTTGATGGACACGGAAGACAGGCGATACTTCAAGCAACAAGAAATCACCCTCTGGCGGAAAG GGGACAAAATGCGAAAACCCAACCTGCAGAGTCCCGCGATTTTGGCTGGAACTCAAAACTTGACAAACACAGCTCAGCAGTTTCCAGCACTCGAGGAAGAAGACAAACAAGAACCCGCTGTGAAGGAGGACTTCTTGAGAGCCCCCAATTCCCAATCGAACGACAAATTGAATTCTAATGATCCGTTTGATCAGAGGATCGCGTCCCCAACAGAAAGCCCTCCAGACAGTCAGATACAAAATATGACTCGGGAGGCCGGTGACGGGCAGAACGATCCCGCTAACGAGAACACAGAGTGA